The region CCGTCCGGGCGAACCAGGCGATGAACAGGGCGAACACGGCTGCCCCGGCCAGCGCCGCCACGAGCTCGCTGCCGGCCCATCCGGTCCCGATTCCCTCGGGGCGGCGCCCGAGGGCCAACGTGATCCCGGCGAGCAGGACGCCCAGCAGTCCTTCACCGCCCACGAACCCACTGCCCAGCAGCACACCACGCTCCCGACGCCCCGAGCGTTCCTCGTGGTCGCGCGCGCGGCTCTCCATGAGGTGGCGTAGCAGTCCGCCCAGGAACACGGGCACCATGGTCGCCACCGGCAGGTACACCCCCACCGCGAAGGGCAGCGAGGGGATCCGCAGCAGTTCGCACACGACGGCCAGACCGGCACCGATCCCGACCAGGGTCCACGGCAGCTGCTGGTCGAGCACGCCTTCGATCACCAGCTTCATGAGCGTGGCCTGCGGTGCGGGCAGTTCGTCACCCCCGAAGCCGAAGGTGCTGGCCAGCAGGATGACCGACAGACAGACGAAGGTCGCCGACGTGAGCACGCCGGCCAGCTCGCCGATCTGCTGGCGACGCGGCGTCGCGCCGAGGAGGAAGCCGGTCTTGAGGTCCTGTGAGGTGTCACCGCTGATCGACGCTGCGATCGCCACGACCGTGCCCACCGTGAGTGCGGTGGCCTTGCCCAGGGCGTCGGTCCAACCCAGGGCCAGGAAGATCAACGAGGTCCCGAGCAACGCGGCGATGGTCATGCCGCTCGTGGGGTTCGACGTCACGCCGACCATCCCCACGATGCGCGAGGCCACCGTGACGAAGAAGAACGCGAAGATCACGACGCACACCGCCGCCACGATCCGGCCGAAGGCGGCGAAGTCGCCGCCGAACACGGCGGGCACGAAGGCCAGCACGCACGCGATGATCAGCACCCCGATCACCACGACGCGCAGCGAGAGGTCCTGGCCGGTGCGCGGAATCTCGACGGCACCCGCGGCGCCCCCCACGCGGCCCTTCAACTGTTCCATCCCCAACCGGAAGCTCTCCACCATCACCGGAATGCTGCGCATCAGCGTGATGATCCCCGCGGTGGCCACCGCTCCGGCACCGATGTAGCGCACGTAGCGCGTCCAGATCTGCGACGCGCCCATTTCGTTGATGGTCAGCAGGGTCTCGGGGAACAGAGGCACCGCACGCCCCTCGCCCCAGTAGGCAATGGCGGGAATGATCACCAACCACGACAGCAGACCGCCGCCGACCATGATCGTGGCGATCCTCAGGCCCAGGATGTAGCCCACCCCGAAGAGCGCGGCCGAGATCTCGCTGCCCAGCTGCGCCTTCTTCAACAGGGGCAGTTTGAACTCCACGTCGCCGGGGATCAGACTCACCCAACTCGTGAGCGCCTTCAGCGCCGCTCCCATTCCGAGCCCGACGAACACGTTGCGCGCCCGGCCACCGCCGACCTCGCTCGCCACCAGCACCTCGGCGCAGGCCGTTCCCTCGGGATAGGGCAGGTTCCCGTGTTCGCGTTCGATCAGGTATCGACGCAAGGGGATCATGAACAGGATCCCGAGGCATCCGCCGCACATGGCCAACAGGGTCATCTGCAGGAGGCTCGGGTTCATCTCCCACAGGAACAGGGCCGGTAGCGTGAAGATCACCCCGCTGGCCACCGAACTCGAGGCCGAGCCGATCGTCTGCGACAGATTCGCCTCGAGGATCGAGCCGCTCTTCCCCGCCGCGGACAGTGCCTTGAAGCCGGCCACCGTCATCACCGCCACCGGGATCGACGTGCTGATGGTCAGCCCTGCCTTCAGGCCCAGGTAGGCGTTCGCCCAGCCGAAGATGATCCCGAAGAGCACCCCGAAACCGATCGACGGCAACGAGAACTCCGTGGGGGTCCGCGCCGCGGGAACGTAGGGCTGGTAGGTCTCCCCTTCGGGAAGTGCGGTGTAGGCG is a window of Candidatus Krumholzibacteriia bacterium DNA encoding:
- a CDS encoding oligopeptide transporter, OPT family yields the protein MSERRGLDDTAYTALPEGETYQPYVPAARTPTEFSLPSIGFGVLFGIIFGWANAYLGLKAGLTISTSIPVAVMTVAGFKALSAAGKSGSILEANLSQTIGSASSSVASGVIFTLPALFLWEMNPSLLQMTLLAMCGGCLGILFMIPLRRYLIEREHGNLPYPEGTACAEVLVASEVGGGRARNVFVGLGMGAALKALTSWVSLIPGDVEFKLPLLKKAQLGSEISAALFGVGYILGLRIATIMVGGGLLSWLVIIPAIAYWGEGRAVPLFPETLLTINEMGASQIWTRYVRYIGAGAVATAGIITLMRSIPVMVESFRLGMEQLKGRVGGAAGAVEIPRTGQDLSLRVVVIGVLIIACVLAFVPAVFGGDFAAFGRIVAAVCVVIFAFFFVTVASRIVGMVGVTSNPTSGMTIAALLGTSLIFLALGWTDALGKATALTVGTVVAIAASISGDTSQDLKTGFLLGATPRRQQIGELAGVLTSATFVCLSVILLASTFGFGGDELPAPQATLMKLVIEGVLDQQLPWTLVGIGAGLAVVCELLRIPSLPFAVGVYLPVATMVPVFLGGLLRHLMESRARDHEERSGRRERGVLLGSGFVGGEGLLGVLLAGITLALGRRPEGIGTGWAGSELVAALAGAAVFALFIAWFARTVRGTR